From the genome of Onychomys torridus chromosome 14, mOncTor1.1, whole genome shotgun sequence:
ctcctcacaggACTCCAGTCCTAAACCATGTTCCAACATACCCATTCAGTCCCTGTCCTGGCTAGTTGtgtatcagcttgacacagctagagttatctgaataagaggagcctcagttgagaaaatgcctccataaaatcaaggtgtagggcattttcttaattcgtGATtggtgagggagggcccagcccatttggATGATGCAATTctctggctggtggtcctggcttctataagaaagcaggcttgtgccgggcagtggtgacacatgcctttaatcccagcccaggggaggcagaggcaggctgatctttgtgagttcaagctcAGACTGGActgcagagggagatccaggaaaggcgaaaagctacacagagaaaccctgtcttgaaaaaccaaaaaaagaaaaagaaaaagaaaaaaacaagaaaaagaaagaaagcaggcttgagcaagccagtcagcagcacccccaatccccatggcctctgcatcagcttctgccaccaggttcctgccctgtttgagttcctgtactGATTGACTTTGATGATGAGCCATGATAGggaaatgtaagctgaataaaccctttcctctacaagttgctttggtcatggtgtttcttcacagcaatagaaacccaaactaagatagTCCCCATCATGTGTGAAGCATCTGTGTTGAGGCCTCAAGCCTTGAAGACAGAGAGATGCCTCCTTTGAAATGCTTTAACATTACTGTTACTACAGTTTGGCCCATCAGTGGATGCTTGTGTCTCATACTGTTTTAACAATTGAAACAGCTAACATATGGACTACTCAGGGCCTGATGCTAAGCTCTTTGCATATGTTCTTTCACTTTTAGCCCTCATGAAGtcttaaaatacatgttttattgACCCCATCTTAAAGATGAagttcagagaggttgagtaactTCCCCAGAACCCAGTCcagctctggctggctttgaagCCCATGTGCTCAGTCCTGCACTGCCATCCTTCATAGTGTCTTCTGTTTGCTTATCTCCAAATTTAGCCGATGGTGTAGCTTTGGGAGCCGCAGCTTCTACTTCACAGACTAGTGTCCAGCTCATTGTGTTTGTAGCAATAATGCTACACAAGGTAAGCCACAATAGGATATTGAACATATTTGTAATTAAATTTGTCTTGGTCCTTGAAGATTtctgaaatgtgatttcttttttttttaaagatttatttatctatttattatgtatacagtgttctgtctgcatatatccctgtagatcagaagagggcaccagatttcattacagatggttgtaagccaccatgtggttgctgggaattgaactcaggacctttggaagagcagtcagtgctcttaaccgctgagccatctctccagccccattttttttttttttttttttttttttttaatttagctttgggaagttggttttctccttttacctTTGCCTGGGTCCTggtgtttgaactcaggtctcaagACTTTCACTGCAAGCACCATGCATGACCCATTGAGGCATCTTgatagcccttttttttttttaaagatttattttattttgtattttatgtatatgaatgttctgtctgcatgcgcttctgcattccagaagagggaACAGGATCCCATTATCattggctgtgagccaccatgtgggtggtgctgggaattgaactcagaacctctggaaggacagctagtgctcttaaccagtaagccatttctccagccctcaatttCTGTTTTTTATAGAATTTTGTTCACATAGCTGATGAAATGGCACAGTGGTTAGAAGTGATTGCTAAGTAAGTTTGACAACTCAAGGaccctaaagttgtcctctgctctccacacacaCTGTGCTGCAAGGTggctgcattcacacacacacacacacacacacacacaaatatataaataagaatttaaaaattcaaaataatttttgtgtgCAATACTACCAAGAAATCTGTATACAGCTACATATAGGATTTTCTTTGTGAGAACATTGATTCCTAGGCAAGACTTACTCTTGATGGGATGCCTAGGTTTCTGTCGTGAGAGCTCGTACTCAGATAACACCACACGCGTTTCTCGATGTGGAAGCAAGCCCTGTTTGTCAAGTGATAGTAGGTCACTTTGTCATTCACAGGCTCCAGCAGCATTTGGACTGGTTTCCTTCCTGATGCATGCTGGCCTGGAGCGGAATCGAATTAGAAAGCACTTGCTGGTATTTGCATTGGCAGCACCAGCCATGTCCATGCTGACATACTTAGGATTAAGTAAGGTAAGTGTGAGCATCTCTTAATATAAGGTCACGTATCCAGTTCCCCTCATAGGTGTTCAGCCTGCAGCCGGTGAGTTGCATGGAGCTGAGAGCAATGAATGTGACCCAACACAAAACCATAGACTTACTGAAACATGATgtagtttttttgtcttttatattaTCTAATTTTGTTTATTGGTAACTCAAATGTATGGTTGCCTAACATGAATGTTGTAGATGACAGCATTATGTCACAGTATCAAAAGGCTCAACAAACTTGGGTATCTTAGGTTGAATTTTTTTATGTACAGTATTTCCTCAGACTAAGACAAAAATGGAGAGTAAAAATCTGTAGAAGATAAATGTCTTAATTCCAAGTTAGTCctttttatgaattttatattttattcatataaattGAAAACTTTGGTATCAGTTCTAAGaatatttgcataaatatataGTAGAATTTCAGTATTTAAAAAGTATCATTTAACTGGCCGTGCTTATTTTGTTTGGCAGATGAATAGTAAGTTGGAATCATCCAACATTAATGGTGAGGCAGGCACAGGAGGCATACAGGACAGGCCATTCAGTGGCTGATAGCAGAGCTGGAACAAAGGTGGCTGTGGGCAGCTGGGATTCCAAATCCTTTAGTTTTTTATCCCTGAGGAGCATAGCTTCAGACTTGAAATGCCCGTTTTCAGCGTGGAGCCCACACACTCCATCTCCAGGCCTTATAGTTCTGTCCATAGCAACAGCCCCTCCTATTTACCTAAATGTCAGTGAATAGACTCTATGGGGGAATCTTGGAACCAAACTATCGAGGGCTGGTTGGAAAGAGCCCCCCATGTCCCCTCCAAAGGTCACTGAGTCACcattacataaaacaataaatgtttTAGAAGGAATGTTGACTCACtcttctggatttttttgttggttggctggttgtGGGTAGTAGgcgtgaacccagggcctcacacatgctaagcaagcactctcctACTGAATTGTAACCCCagacctcttttctttcttcctcctcttctgttctgttctcatttaaaaacagtcaagaggaagaaaaggaaagatttGAGAAAGTCTATATGGAAAATGAATGGTTAATGAGTAGTTAGATTCTGTTCACCAGGTCTTTGATTGTTGGTCTTGAGTCTAACAATGAACTCTTTCTCATTTACCGGGAGAGCCCTAAAGCAATGGGTAGTTCTTTAGAAGTTATCCCCCACGAACAGCTTTTTTTGATACTGAGAattaagtcagggtctctcacatgctgggcaaacactgcactgagccacctccccagccctgatgGTTCCTTTTCAAATATGAGGCCATCACACCACGGACTGCTGTGCTTCAGAACTTTCCATGGGAAGCATGGCATTATAGCTGTGTCTGGGGCAAGTTTGTAAAGCTTTAACCTATTGCCTTGGCTCACGGTCTACTCATTTTAATAGAAAAGACTGTGGCTGGTTTTGTAAAGATTAGCAAATGGTGATAGGTATGGTGGCCCccatctgtagtcccagcacttgggaggctgaggcaagagagttcagagacagggtctctctgtgtagcactgactggaactcacagtagacaaggcttgcctcaaactcaaagagccacctgcctctgttgcATCTTGATTAGTCTGTATCTCAAGCACCTGGCCTAGTACACAGAGGATACTTGTTAAATATTAGAACGATGAATTATGCCTAAgtttctgagattccatctcagaGTTATGAGTGAAAACTCATAAGCAGCACTTGAAAGTTGCTTTGAAAAGCAACTGTAGTTAATATGGCTTTTATTTCAAGATGGTAAGTAAGagtaaattttaaatgttctccctgcaaaaacacaaacatttgaAGTAATAGATGTTAATTggcttgatttttattatttctttattttctcaaatcATAGTATCTATATAATGAAAATTgtgaatttcaaataaattttaaagctgTGATTGTATATTGTCACTGGTGTTCTTAGGCCTTTATTTGAGACCTCCCCATAAATGACAGAGTTTCCAATCTCAAGATGTCTCCATGTACCAAGCAGCCCCAGGTATAACTATTCCGGTTTAGTTGggacatcctcctgtctccaactctgatgtgacttttttttccttgttctctcttctaaTTCACAGAGCAGTAAAGAAGCCCTTTCAGAGGTCAATGCCACTGGAGTGGCCATGCTGTTCTCGGCCGGGACATTTCTTTATGTTGCCACCGTCCATGTCCTCCCTGAGGTGGGTGGAATGGGACACAGCCACAAGGCCGACACTGGAGGGAGAGGCCTCAGCCGCCTTGAGGTGGCAGCCCTGgttctgggttgcctcatcccACTCATCCTGTCAATAGGACACCAGCATTAACGGTCAGGTTCTGGCCTCAGGCCATGGCCATTGCCATCCAGGAAGAAGAGCTAGCGTGTGACGCTCCTCACCTCCTCAGTGTTTTGTCTCACCTTGTCCACCTCCACCGTGTTCCTAGAGCCCGAGGGAGGTGAGAGTCCGTCGTGAAGAAGTAGAACAGCGTGCAGCAGGAGCACTGTCCTCAGACAGGGACTGTGTTCTCTTTAGGGACTTTGACATGCCGCGTTCTGATGGTTCTCTTTAGGGACTTTGACATGCCGCGTTCTGATGGTTCTCTTTAGGGACTTTGACATGCCGCGTTCTGATGGTTCTCTTTAGGGACTTTGACATGCCGCGTTCTGATGGTTCTCTTTAGGGACTTTGACATGCCGCGTTCTGATGGTTCTCTTTAGGGACTTTGACATGCCGCATTCTGATGGTTCTCTTTACCCTAGTCTCAGGGAAGATGGAATTTAGTTTTAAAGAAAAGTGGAGAACTTCATACCATGAAGTAGTGATTATGAAAATACAGTGTTCTGTAATTAAGCTCAGTTTTCCCCTTAGTTTAGAGGCTCTACCACCTCCCCATTGGTTTTTCTCGTGGTTCTTACCGTGTAAGACGGTGCATCAGCACCTGTGCCCCATGCCTTGAGAGAAGGGGGCAACACTCACCCTCTTAGATACTAAAGGTTAGAGTAAGGAGAAGAAGGCCAGGAGACGCAGCTGACCTGGACCTGAAAGAGACATCCATCGAAAGGAGATGTCTAGAGGCTTAAACAACTCTTTTGCACGTGCCTCCCTAAATAGAGCCTGCCCTTCCTTCCAGTAGAGCATTTTGAAGAGGGGTCTGGTGTCTTACAGCATTTTTCTGAAGTATCCTTCACAGGGTCCCTGTCTGCAGCACATtcttccagaagagccaggaTCTGTTCAGGCACAGGCTTTCCTTCAACAACAGTATGACCACAGTGAAATTAAGGGGTGTTAACTTTTTCTGGGAATTTGGATAGTAACTGACATCTTTGTAGTACCTTTTATAAAGTAACACTATCTCAAAGTATGTTGTCCTTTTCtgctaagtcagtggttctcaaccttcctaacgttgcaaccctttaatacagttcctcgtgttgtgatgacccccagccataaattattttcattgctacttcataactgtaattttgctactgctgtgaatcataatgtaaatatctgatatgcaacccctgtgggGGGTCACaatccataggttgagaactgacATTCTGAGTATTGCTTTTAGCAGCCAGCAGCCCTCTGGCTAGGCCCTTGTCCAGAATGGAGAGTGTCTGTCCACTCTTAGGGCCTGTGCAGGAGGCAGCAGGAGTGTAGAAGGGCGCGTCTGCTGCTGGCCTCAAGCTCCTTGCGATCATGTCTGGTCCTTCCCTCCACGCTGTGCTCTTCGCCTGCCCTCTGTGTCCTGCCTACTTACTGCTCCTGGTGACTTTAGTCCTGTGAGAGTCAAATGTCCATCAGGACAGCCACTCCTGAACCACAGTGACGAGACGGCACTGTCCCTAGTCTTCATTTCCTTCCAATAAGTGACCTTTGTGTCAAATCCGACTTCATCAAGCCTTGCAGATGTCACTTCCTCCTGTGAGTTGACACATCACTAACACTCTGATCATTTAAGCAGTGGAGACAAAGTATTCAACAAACGAAGGTGATTTTTCCATGTTTGCCAAAATCTGCCTAAATCCTGTGTTGTCAGATAGCTGTATAATGCtgtattaatttacattttctgtACCATTTCAAGACTCTTTACCTAAAGAGAGAGCCAAGACGAGTTTCTTCAGCGCAGTGGGCGCCATCATTTGTATCTTTCTGACACCCATGCCAGCCAGCATGCCTGTggtttcctctgtttctctcctaaatTGTCACTGGGTCACAGCTGTGGAATTGAACTTGTGAGCCCTCTGCTGACTGCTGTAAAGAAAGTAGCAGAATGGGCGGGTGCAGTTTTGTATGGAGGCTGATAGCCGTTGCCTCCCAGTGAGACTGAAGGCAGGCCGGCCGTGTGCCAGTCGGGGTGACTCTCCCGGTTAGGCACCAACAGCTGACTCAGGGAAGGTTTGGTCTCGTCTAGGCCTTCCAAAGTATGTTGTCGTGATTCTTTCTGGAAATTCACTGTGTCGAGTAGATAGCCAAGGTCTGTGTCCGACTTGGCTTGAGTAGAAGTAACTCTGTCATCCCACTACGTGCAGTGGTCAGGGTTTGTCGCACTGGCCAGAGCCTCTTTCATCCGGCAGTGCCTTGCCATCCTGCTTAACAGCTTGGCTAGATGATCTTgctggggagggccttggactcTGGCCAGGACTGAACCATCAAACTCCTAAAtttgcccccacccccccacccccaggactcAGTAGTAATGAGCTTTCCAAAGCTGGGGCCTTTCCCAGGCCCTGAGCTGCTGCCCGGGGATTGCTCATCCCTCCTTGGTCAGCAGGCTCAATAGCCATATGAATCTTAATAGGGCTCAAATGCATTTTAGGCAGCAGGAACCGTGCAGCAGGGCAGAAGCCTCTGTCTAGGGAGGCGGAGGTCACTCACAGGGCAGGCATTGGAGGGACCACCTTGATGTTCTGTTTTCCTCCTCCTTAAAACTTCCTCCGGAGGTGTGGATGCCTTAACGCGATAACACCTTTGAACACTGGTGATAGTTCAGCTGCTGCCATGATTACCAGTGGAATTATGGGCTACCAAAGAAATAATTGATAAGAAGCTCGGGCCATCCTTCCTCATAACCAAAGCAGTCTGAATTACAATTGGAGCCCCTTTCTATGGGAGACGTAGATGGACTTCAGATTccaagaactctctctctcttttttttttttttttttttttggttttttgagacagggtttttcctgcatagctttggagcctgccctggatctcactctgtagcctaggctggcctcgaactcacagatccgcctgcctctctctgcctcccaagtgctgggattaaaggcatgcgacaccattCCCGGCCCAAGCACACTCTTAAAAGGCAAATTGAAGCTGAAAACACTGATCCACTCCCCTCCCTGGTCCCCCGTGTTGTCAGTCTCCATCAGCAGAGCAGTGATGTTCCTGTttggctctgccttcctgtgtGCACTGTCCAGCAGGTGTCCTCCAGGCAGCCGCTCTGGGGTGCCAGTGGTGGGGACAGCACTGAGGCGCTGTGTtctcctccccattcctccttACTCCCCAGATTTCTCAGTTAAAGACAGCCGAGTTGGCCTGCTCTGGGGTTTTGGATcattagagaaaagaaagggaggggctGTTCAGAGGTGTCATTTCTTGTCAAAAGGggaacatagatttttttttttttaaccagcctGTCACTGGCTGGCTCTCCTTTTCACTGGTTAGAACTAGGAGAGACACACCAGCAACAGAGTGTGTTAAGCCCTGAAACTCATGGTAGTGAAGTTCTTAACGTGGGGACTGTACGCTAACAGCACAAACCTCTAAAATGCTCCTGCCTTTGGGCCAGAGCCCCCGACTGTCGCAGCACAGGGCCACACCCTCTGTAGTTATTCTACAGGAGCCCTTGCGGCAGCACATTTCTGCTCAGTACACAGTGGGCCTCACCCTGAAGGGCTCTGCTGGAGGTACTTGGCAACCACAACCTTTTTGTTCTTGAGACTTTGCAGTCTAGCTCAGGAAACCTGAAGGTGAGTGGCTGGTGGGAAGGGACTGGCAGACCATGTGGCACTTTAGAAGTGCTCAGCCCAACGCAGCTCTAAACACAGACTGGCTCCGCTCTCTGTCGGTGctgtcttcctgtgtgctgggagtCTGGTGGGGTGGTAACGTCACAGTTCTCCTGGTTTGGTGGCCTGAACGGTGATTTCAAATGTCCCTTTGTACACAACGGTGATTTCTGGATCCTttgtacacataaactcattcCATGGATGGCTGCCTTATAATTTTGTCTCTTTCCACTTTAATTGTGAATGGTTTAAAAATGGCtgttttttgatttgtttatgatattaaatttttattagtgcATATCTTATGTGGACGGCTCTTTATTTATACACTGGCAATATTTGTGTTTGGCAACCAGACCTGATGCAGATTTGAACGTCAAAAAGGCGGGCAGTCGGGATGGCGCAGCTGGtcaaggcacctgctgccaagcctgaagacccaagttcaatccctgagagccctgtggtggaaggagagaaccaactcctgtgcATTGACCTATGATCTCCACATATGTACTGTGTGGCATGTGTACCTCACCCCatacaaacaaaatgaatatataatggAAACATTTTGAGGTA
Proteins encoded in this window:
- the Slc39a9 gene encoding zinc transporter ZIP9 isoform X2; protein product: MSVVHEHELSHDHTQLHAYIGVSLVLGFVFMLLVDQIGSSHVHSTDDPETARPSSSKITTTLGLVVHAAADGVALGAAASTSQTSVQLIVFVAIMLHKAPAAFGLVSFLMHAGLERNRIRKHLLVFALAAPAMSMLTYLGLSKSSKEALSEVNATGVAMLFSAGTFLYVATVHVLPEVGGMGHSHKADTGGRGLSRLEVAALVLGCLIPLILSIGHQH